One genomic region from Desulfobaculum xiamenense encodes:
- the rpmG gene encoding 50S ribosomal protein L33, translating to MRVKIQLACTECKRRNYSTMKNKKNTTGRLEVKKYCPWDKTHTVHRETK from the coding sequence ATGCGTGTCAAGATCCAGCTCGCCTGCACCGAGTGCAAGCGTCGAAACTATTCGACGATGAAGAACAAGAAGAACACCACTGGCCGTCTGGAAGTGAAGAAGTATTGCCCCTGGGACAAGACTCACACTGTCCATCGCGAAACCAAGTAG